From one Prochlorococcus marinus str. MIT 0912 genomic stretch:
- a CDS encoding 6-carboxytetrahydropterin synthase produces the protein MEEITSNFSHGEGRSCVITRRACFSASHLYRLPELSDDDNSALFGPCSIAPGHGHNYELIVTMEGELNKYGMVLNLSDVKHAIKNEVTSQLDFRFLNETWPEFDLSKPEGCLPTTESLVRIIWERLKSHLPLKSLRLYENPKLWADYQGNAMDAYLTVQTHFSAAHRLAREDLPQTENEKIFGKCARPNGHGHNYLVDITVKGKINPRTGMICDLSALNSLINDLVVEPFDHTFLNKDIPYFANCVPTAENIALHISDKLTKPINAIGANLYKIKLQESPNNAAEVYATVPESKIDTKDSQNQVGLLR, from the coding sequence ATGGAAGAAATCACATCCAATTTTTCCCACGGAGAAGGGAGAAGCTGTGTAATCACAAGGCGAGCCTGCTTTAGCGCAAGCCACCTTTATAGACTTCCTGAATTATCTGATGATGATAATTCAGCCTTGTTTGGCCCATGCTCAATAGCTCCTGGTCACGGACATAATTACGAGTTAATCGTAACCATGGAAGGAGAACTCAATAAATATGGAATGGTCTTAAACCTTTCAGATGTAAAACATGCCATAAAAAACGAAGTAACAAGTCAGCTTGACTTTCGTTTTTTAAATGAAACATGGCCAGAGTTTGACCTTTCTAAACCCGAAGGTTGCCTTCCCACAACTGAAAGTTTAGTTCGTATTATATGGGAGCGCCTTAAATCTCACTTACCCCTAAAATCTCTTCGTCTTTACGAAAACCCAAAACTTTGGGCTGACTATCAAGGAAATGCTATGGATGCTTATTTAACAGTTCAAACCCACTTTTCAGCTGCTCATCGCTTAGCTAGAGAAGACCTACCTCAAACCGAAAACGAAAAAATATTCGGAAAATGTGCTAGACCTAATGGACATGGTCACAATTATTTAGTAGATATAACTGTCAAAGGAAAGATTAATCCTAGAACCGGAATGATATGTGATTTATCAGCATTAAATAGTTTAATTAATGATTTGGTTGTAGAGCCTTTTGATCATACCTTTTTAAACAAAGATATTCCTTATTTTGCAAATTGTGTACCAACAGCTGAAAATATTGCATTACATATTTCAGATAAATTAACTAAGCCAATTAATGCGATTGGGGCAAATTTATATAAGATAAAACTGCAAGAGAGTCCAAATAACGCAGCTGAAGTTTATGCAACAGTACCTGAATCAAAAATCGATACTAAAGACTCACAAAATCAGGTTGGTTTGCTGAGATAA
- a CDS encoding shikimate kinase codes for MAVQSTPKTLKEKLGGRNIFLIGMMGSGKSQTGPVLAKMINYAFVDTDDVIEKASKQSISSIFEKDGEKVFRDVEKQVLKEISQHHSLVIATGGGLVTLSENWGILHQGIVIWLDLDLKRSIQRLESDKKKRPLLRGDDLAETFSQIYESRKPIYLESDLRIAVEDQSSYEVATMIVEHLPSILIDPETQAERRTTEL; via the coding sequence ATGGCTGTCCAATCAACCCCTAAAACTCTTAAAGAAAAGTTAGGTGGTCGAAATATATTTTTGATAGGAATGATGGGTTCTGGCAAAAGTCAAACGGGACCAGTTTTAGCCAAAATGATCAATTATGCTTTTGTTGATACTGATGATGTTATTGAAAAAGCTTCTAAGCAGTCTATTTCTTCTATTTTTGAAAAAGATGGAGAAAAAGTCTTTAGGGATGTTGAAAAACAAGTTTTAAAAGAAATTAGTCAACATCATTCTCTTGTAATTGCTACTGGAGGTGGTTTAGTAACCTTGTCTGAAAACTGGGGCATTCTTCATCAAGGAATAGTTATTTGGTTAGATCTTGATTTGAAACGTTCCATTCAACGATTAGAAAGTGATAAAAAGAAACGCCCTTTATTACGTGGGGATGATTTAGCTGAGACTTTTAGTCAGATTTATGAAAGTAGAAAACCAATATATTTAGAGTCAGATTTGAGAATAGCAGTTGAGGATCAATCTTCATATGAGGTTGCAACTATGATTGTTGAACATTTGCCAAGCATCCTTATTGACCCGGAGACTCAAGCCGAACGGCGTACCACTGAATTGTAA
- a CDS encoding chlororespiratory reduction protein 7 — translation MSDPLIREMDNYVVLVPGESEQFLDKEQTLSWLQSWLNKFDSLPLDLACKSSIAEAAQHLLDTACDLEIKTGFTIQWYAVRLESPGQ, via the coding sequence ATGTCTGATCCGCTAATTAGAGAAATGGATAATTATGTTGTATTGGTTCCTGGCGAAAGTGAACAATTCCTAGATAAAGAACAAACTCTTTCATGGCTTCAATCTTGGTTAAATAAATTCGATTCATTACCATTAGATCTTGCATGCAAGTCCTCAATAGCAGAAGCTGCTCAACATTTGCTTGATACAGCCTGCGACCTTGAAATCAAAACAGGTTTTACAATTCAGTGGTACGCCGTTCGGCTTGAGTCTCCGGGTCAATAA
- a CDS encoding DUF6816 family protein: MISILIIFTYAGPAIAETFLEINNFQPSKLSERKLIWPDWRFPSSIKRPRLKDDLIYPDWFEGVWDVTSQIVSDQYQEPIIHSAKFIHNTFGNLIADREYNTQSYALSSKTGGFLSVKNDPKSPNRQFAKLTEDRYLETKIIGRRQEEIDNNIFITDELILQILHTPELSRVSQVETLTEFKKCGSDQKNEINLSDINICGEQFQAIYNQPGQNIISLPIKTEKSKLILRKTNYD; encoded by the coding sequence TTGATTTCTATTTTAATTATTTTTACTTACGCAGGTCCTGCGATTGCTGAAACTTTTCTTGAAATAAATAATTTTCAACCATCTAAGCTTTCTGAACGCAAATTAATATGGCCTGATTGGCGTTTTCCTTCTTCTATTAAGCGCCCAAGATTGAAAGATGATTTAATTTACCCTGATTGGTTTGAAGGGGTATGGGATGTTACTAGTCAGATAGTAAGTGATCAGTATCAAGAACCTATTATTCATTCAGCTAAATTTATTCACAATACCTTTGGTAATTTAATTGCCGACCGTGAATACAACACTCAGTCTTATGCTTTGAGCTCAAAGACTGGTGGTTTTTTATCAGTAAAGAATGATCCTAAATCACCTAATCGTCAGTTTGCTAAATTAACTGAAGACAGGTATTTAGAGACAAAAATCATAGGAAGACGTCAGGAAGAAATAGATAATAATATTTTTATTACTGATGAATTAATTTTACAAATTTTGCATACACCAGAATTGAGCAGAGTTAGCCAGGTCGAAACGTTAACCGAGTTTAAAAAATGTGGATCTGACCAAAAAAATGAGATAAATTTAAGTGATATTAATATTTGTGGAGAACAATTTCAGGCAATTTACAATCAACCTGGGCAAAATATTATTTCTTTGCCGATTAAAACAGAGAAATCTAAATTAATACTTAGGAAGACTAATTATGATTAG
- a CDS encoding glutathione S-transferase family protein yields MLELHQFRHSPYCLKVRMALAAKKLEYRTVEITPAIGQIDIFQKTGQKKLPVLFDKETTIHESSSIIRHLEKIEIEPKLIPECPKEASQAQIIENWADTTLAKSIKIVFLEELTTNPILISALFTNEISDYMQKLLVNIPTKIASQISGLINQKEKESLKQNLEYLSNLINHENFLIGDKLSIADISVASHLSLLKFPNSSGESLKGKGCSLYINNPSLQNLFNWRDIIEDKLTTTNHN; encoded by the coding sequence ATGTTGGAACTTCATCAATTTAGGCACTCACCTTATTGCTTGAAAGTAAGAATGGCTTTGGCGGCAAAAAAGCTTGAATATCGAACCGTTGAGATAACTCCAGCCATAGGCCAAATAGATATCTTTCAAAAAACAGGACAAAAAAAATTACCCGTGCTTTTTGATAAGGAAACAACAATCCATGAATCAAGTTCAATAATACGACACTTAGAGAAAATTGAAATAGAACCAAAATTAATTCCAGAGTGCCCAAAGGAAGCTTCTCAGGCCCAAATAATTGAAAATTGGGCAGATACAACCTTGGCAAAATCTATAAAAATTGTCTTTTTGGAAGAGCTTACGACGAATCCAATATTGATTTCCGCTTTATTCACCAACGAAATTTCAGATTATATGCAAAAACTTCTTGTGAATATTCCTACAAAAATTGCTAGTCAGATTTCTGGATTAATAAACCAGAAAGAGAAAGAATCTCTAAAACAAAATCTAGAATATCTATCAAATTTAATTAATCATGAAAACTTTCTTATTGGAGACAAGCTTTCTATTGCTGATATATCTGTAGCATCACACTTATCACTACTTAAATTTCCAAATTCATCTGGAGAAAGTCTAAAAGGTAAAGGTTGCTCTTTATACATAAATAATCCAAGTCTTCAAAATCTTTTTAACTGGAGAGATATAATTGAAGATAAATTAACAACAACTAATCATAATTAG
- a CDS encoding DUF751 family protein, producing MGEFFSNVSRYPKYLITIVLGVFTSAISPLIKRGSNPITAIALVGALVSGLLTIIFLLKAMAFPVPIT from the coding sequence ATGGGTGAGTTTTTTTCTAATGTTTCTAGATATCCCAAATATCTCATCACAATAGTTTTGGGAGTTTTCACCTCTGCAATTTCTCCATTAATTAAACGAGGTAGTAATCCAATCACAGCGATTGCTCTTGTTGGGGCGTTGGTAAGTGGACTTCTGACAATAATTTTCTTATTAAAGGCTATGGCTTTCCCTGTCCCAATAACTTAG
- the rbfA gene encoding 30S ribosome-binding factor RbfA, whose amino-acid sequence MANSRRVEKLAALLKREVSELLVNGVRDERIHQAMITITSVEVSGDLQHAKIFVSLFGEEKNKAEVLVGLEEAKRFIRAELARRLQMRRSPELVFKIDKGMTKGPAVLDLLHSLELERKSKDL is encoded by the coding sequence ATGGCTAATTCAAGAAGAGTAGAAAAATTAGCAGCTTTACTCAAAAGAGAAGTTAGTGAACTTTTAGTTAATGGGGTTAGAGATGAAAGAATTCATCAAGCTATGATTACCATTACCTCTGTTGAGGTCTCAGGTGACTTACAGCATGCAAAAATTTTTGTAAGTCTTTTTGGCGAAGAGAAAAACAAAGCTGAGGTGCTAGTGGGTTTAGAGGAAGCAAAGAGATTTATTCGTGCTGAGCTTGCTAGAAGGCTTCAAATGAGACGATCTCCTGAGCTTGTTTTTAAGATTGATAAAGGTATGACAAAAGGTCCGGCAGTTTTAGATCTTCTCCATTCATTAGAACTTGAACGTAAAAGTAAAGACTTATAG
- a CDS encoding glycoside hydrolase family 3 N-terminal domain-containing protein — translation MNKSDLRRQVAELFIVRASGFNLDSQRLYPNLEESNSNLKRLLEEGVGGVIFLGGTVKELEIRCNVLKKWSGKPLLLCADIEEGVGQRFYGGTKFIPPMGIAQIYKKDHNLAISIAEKIGYFTGKEAKYIGLNWLLAPVCDINNNSNNPVINLRAWGEETEPVTSLTCAFHRGVSKSKMLTCAKHFPGHGNSEIDSHLDLPEIENDLSELEKFELIPFRSLINEGVNSIMIGHLLLSKIDPIYPATLSKRLVTDLLRIKLKYDGLVVSDALVMNAISNKYSSGISAVMAFEAGIDLIMMPKDIDEAIDSLTDAFYSEKISLERLHTSRERRKKQLDLIGNENDLEKKELRHEDVKNKFLFDAYRFSNSIIRNSLFVRGESTIKAKVNDINLIQIDNFDQVSNKFLPALNLPKAVGFRNLIIHPLGISPWQDNNKKLLELGQFRNSKILVQLFVRGKPFIGLEYHNDHWIDAIKNLEIEERLSGIIIYGCPYLYDKIKKTIHDSIPLAYSPSQIEEAQTQILSRILQSKIVQKEVDKKSSQEFTD, via the coding sequence ATGAATAAATCTGATCTTAGAAGACAAGTTGCTGAATTATTTATAGTAAGAGCCAGTGGATTTAATCTTGATTCGCAACGTTTATATCCCAACTTAGAAGAATCTAATTCAAATCTTAAGAGACTTTTAGAAGAAGGAGTTGGTGGAGTTATTTTTTTAGGAGGAACTGTAAAAGAATTAGAAATTCGTTGCAATGTTTTAAAAAAATGGTCTGGTAAACCTCTTCTCTTATGTGCTGACATTGAGGAAGGTGTAGGTCAACGATTTTATGGAGGAACAAAGTTTATTCCTCCAATGGGTATCGCTCAGATTTATAAAAAAGATCACAATTTAGCAATTTCTATTGCTGAGAAAATCGGTTATTTTACTGGTAAAGAAGCAAAATATATTGGTTTAAATTGGCTATTAGCACCAGTCTGTGATATCAATAACAATTCAAATAATCCGGTTATTAATCTAAGAGCTTGGGGAGAAGAAACTGAACCAGTCACAAGTTTAACTTGTGCTTTTCATAGGGGTGTTTCTAAATCAAAAATGCTTACTTGCGCAAAACATTTTCCTGGGCATGGTAATTCCGAAATTGACTCGCACTTGGATCTTCCAGAAATAGAGAATGACTTATCTGAATTAGAGAAATTTGAGTTAATTCCCTTTAGATCTTTAATCAATGAAGGAGTCAATAGTATCATGATCGGTCATTTACTTTTATCGAAAATTGATCCTATTTACCCGGCAACACTTTCAAAAAGATTGGTTACTGATTTGTTGCGTATCAAATTAAAATATGATGGTTTAGTTGTCAGTGATGCCTTGGTTATGAATGCAATATCTAATAAATATAGTAGTGGTATATCTGCAGTTATGGCTTTTGAAGCAGGAATTGATTTGATTATGATGCCCAAAGATATTGATGAGGCAATTGATTCTCTAACTGATGCTTTTTATTCAGAAAAAATTTCTTTAGAAAGGTTACATACATCTAGAGAAAGAAGAAAAAAACAACTTGATTTAATTGGTAATGAAAATGATTTAGAAAAAAAAGAATTGAGGCATGAAGATGTTAAGAATAAATTTCTATTTGATGCTTATAGATTTAGTAATTCTATAATAAGAAATTCACTTTTTGTCAGAGGAGAAAGTACTATAAAAGCTAAGGTTAATGATATTAACCTTATACAGATTGATAATTTTGATCAAGTTTCTAATAAATTTTTACCTGCATTAAATTTACCCAAAGCAGTAGGCTTTAGAAATTTGATTATACATCCACTTGGCATCAGTCCATGGCAAGATAATAATAAAAAATTGTTAGAATTAGGGCAATTTCGTAATAGTAAAATTCTTGTTCAGCTTTTTGTAAGAGGTAAACCATTTATAGGATTAGAATATCATAATGATCATTGGATAGACGCTATAAAAAATTTAGAAATTGAGGAAAGATTATCAGGAATTATTATATATGGATGTCCATATTTATATGATAAAATAAAGAAAACCATTCATGACTCTATCCCTTTAGCTTATAGTCCTAGTCAAATAGAGGAAGCACAAACTCAAATTTTAAGTCGTATTTTGCAATCAAAAATAGTTCAAAAGGAAGTTGATAAAAAATCAAGTCAAGAATTTACTGATTGA
- a CDS encoding uroporphyrinogen-III synthase, translated as MPLTDKKIIITRAQEQTSEARKIFRENGAEVFDLPSLMIGPPDDWAPLDDALKEITTFDWIIFSSANGVRNVEDRLKEIGLSLSKISETIQIAAVGRKTASLLSDIDAKISFVPPSFVADSLVEYFPQNQKGLKLFIPRVQTGGRSILSDSFKLKGAEVTEVAAYESSCPKDMPQKTIEALKSGEIDIIAFTSGKTVKNTVSLLKKYFGENWLTLIERIKLVSIGPQTTISCNNLIRKPDNEASPHDLDGLLKACLELKFN; from the coding sequence ATGCCTTTAACCGACAAGAAGATAATTATTACTCGTGCCCAAGAACAGACTTCAGAGGCTCGTAAGATCTTTCGAGAAAATGGAGCTGAGGTATTCGATCTTCCTTCATTAATGATTGGACCTCCAGATGACTGGGCTCCTTTAGATGATGCCTTAAAGGAAATTACAACCTTTGACTGGATAATTTTTTCTAGCGCAAATGGTGTTAGAAATGTTGAAGATAGACTGAAAGAAATAGGATTATCTTTATCAAAAATTTCCGAGACTATTCAAATTGCTGCTGTCGGTAGAAAAACAGCTTCTTTGTTATCAGATATTGATGCAAAGATTAGTTTTGTTCCTCCTAGTTTTGTTGCAGATAGCTTGGTTGAATATTTCCCTCAGAATCAAAAAGGTTTAAAACTATTTATTCCGAGAGTACAAACTGGAGGTAGATCAATATTATCTGACTCTTTTAAATTAAAAGGAGCAGAGGTTACTGAAGTAGCTGCTTATGAATCTTCTTGTCCTAAAGATATGCCTCAAAAGACTATAGAGGCTTTGAAAAGTGGGGAAATAGATATTATTGCCTTTACTAGTGGTAAAACAGTAAAAAATACTGTCAGTTTATTAAAAAAATACTTTGGTGAAAATTGGTTGACATTAATCGAAAGGATTAAACTTGTTTCGATTGGACCCCAAACAACTATTAGCTGTAACAACCTTATTAGAAAACCTGATAACGAGGCTTCACCGCATGATCTAGATGGATTATTAAAAGCTTGTTTGGAACTAAAATTTAATTAA
- a CDS encoding SRPBCC family protein, whose product MGKWLDHTVISEIHAPVELVWKFWSDLDSMPLWMTWIESVKTVDEKTSTLPDLTEWTLAANGFRFKWKAQITERVEAEKLEWKSVGGLPTKGSVRFYNEESTKTVVKLKISYELPQVLANLMKANILGGMVTKELQKNLDGFKELVEKSA is encoded by the coding sequence ATGGGAAAGTGGCTTGATCACACAGTGATAAGTGAAATTCATGCTCCAGTTGAACTTGTCTGGAAGTTTTGGAGTGATTTAGATTCGATGCCTTTGTGGATGACTTGGATTGAATCGGTTAAGACAGTCGATGAAAAAACCTCGACACTTCCTGATTTAACGGAGTGGACACTTGCAGCTAATGGCTTTCGTTTTAAATGGAAAGCTCAAATCACTGAAAGAGTAGAAGCAGAGAAATTGGAATGGAAATCAGTTGGTGGTTTACCTACCAAGGGGTCAGTACGGTTTTACAATGAAGAGAGCACTAAAACTGTGGTTAAATTAAAAATATCTTATGAATTACCTCAAGTTTTAGCAAATCTAATGAAAGCAAATATTCTTGGAGGAATGGTCACGAAAGAATTACAAAAAAATCTTGATGGATTTAAAGAACTTGTCGAAAAATCTGCATAA
- the zds gene encoding 9,9'-di-cis-zeta-carotene desaturase, whose translation MKIAIIGAGLAGLTAAVDLVDEGHEVDLYEAKPFIGGKVGSWEDSDGNHIEMGLHVFFFNYANLFALMRKVGAFENLLPKDHTHLFVNKGGDIKSLDFRFFAGAPFNGLKAFFTTPQLNWIDKLRNALALGTSPIVRGLIDYEGAMKTIRSLDSISFKQWFLNHGGSLNSIERMWNPIAYALGFIDCEAISARCMLTIFMMFASKTEASKLNLLKGSPHKWLTKPILDYIEQRGGKLHLENIVKEIHSEDSDQPSVTGLTLQTPNGEQKIQADKYLAACDVSGIKRIIPRSWRRFKEFDSLFNLDAVPVATVQLRYDGWVTEINNEKAQINLKSPSGLDNLLYTADADFSCFADLALSSPEDYKKDGQGSLLQCVLTPGDPWITKPSDEIVKHTDLQVRTLFPSSKGLKLLWSNVVKVSHSLYREAPGMEPYRPDQKTSFSNFFLAGSYTKQDYIDSMEGATMSGHLAASAMLSKSVSLAKNSSVA comes from the coding sequence GTGAAAATCGCAATAATAGGTGCAGGTTTAGCAGGATTGACTGCTGCAGTTGACCTTGTTGATGAAGGACATGAGGTCGACCTATATGAGGCAAAACCATTTATTGGAGGTAAAGTTGGAAGCTGGGAAGATTCCGATGGCAATCATATAGAGATGGGCTTGCATGTGTTCTTTTTCAACTATGCCAATCTGTTTGCCTTAATGAGAAAAGTAGGGGCATTTGAAAATCTTTTACCAAAAGACCACACTCACCTTTTTGTTAACAAAGGCGGTGACATCAAGTCACTTGATTTTCGATTTTTTGCAGGAGCTCCGTTCAACGGTCTAAAAGCTTTCTTCACTACACCTCAATTAAATTGGATTGACAAGCTAAGGAATGCTCTTGCTCTTGGGACAAGTCCAATTGTAAGAGGGCTTATTGACTATGAGGGGGCGATGAAAACAATACGCTCACTAGATTCCATAAGCTTTAAACAATGGTTTCTAAACCATGGAGGAAGCCTAAATAGTATCGAAAGGATGTGGAATCCTATTGCATATGCTCTGGGATTCATTGATTGCGAAGCTATTTCAGCAAGATGCATGCTTACCATCTTTATGATGTTTGCTTCAAAAACAGAGGCATCCAAGCTCAACCTATTGAAGGGCTCACCACACAAATGGCTCACGAAGCCAATACTCGATTACATTGAACAAAGAGGTGGAAAACTTCACTTAGAGAATATTGTTAAAGAAATTCATTCAGAGGATTCCGACCAACCATCCGTGACTGGATTAACTCTTCAAACTCCAAATGGTGAACAAAAAATTCAAGCAGACAAATATTTAGCTGCTTGCGATGTATCTGGTATTAAAAGAATAATTCCTAGATCATGGAGACGTTTTAAAGAGTTTGACTCACTTTTCAATCTTGATGCTGTACCAGTCGCAACAGTACAACTTAGATACGATGGCTGGGTAACAGAGATTAATAATGAAAAAGCTCAAATAAATCTAAAAAGTCCATCTGGGTTAGACAATTTGCTATACACAGCCGATGCTGATTTCAGTTGTTTTGCTGATTTAGCCTTATCAAGCCCAGAAGACTATAAAAAAGATGGTCAGGGCTCACTACTTCAATGTGTGTTAACGCCTGGAGATCCCTGGATAACCAAGCCCTCAGATGAAATTGTAAAACATACTGATCTACAGGTCAGGACACTTTTCCCTTCTTCAAAAGGCTTGAAGCTTTTATGGAGCAATGTGGTCAAAGTTTCTCATTCTCTCTACAGAGAGGCACCTGGAATGGAGCCATATAGACCAGATCAAAAAACTTCTTTTAGTAATTTCTTCTTAGCAGGCAGTTACACAAAACAGGATTACATTGACTCTATGGAAGGAGCAACAATGAGTGGGCATCTTGCTGCTTCAGCAATGCTCTCAAAGTCTGTTTCACTAGCAAAAAATTCTTCGGTTGCTTAA
- a CDS encoding HesB/IscA family protein, translating into MSESNAPPETHKAQDGKGVLITTPALDQLSRLCKEQGSGKLLRVGVRSGGCSGMSYTMDFVSVDDIQKDDEVYEYSVGSSSFKVICDPKSLLYIYGMQLDFSTDLIGGGFNFTNPNASQTCGCGSSFAV; encoded by the coding sequence ATGAGTGAATCAAACGCACCGCCCGAAACTCATAAAGCTCAAGATGGCAAGGGAGTACTTATTACCACTCCCGCATTGGATCAGTTGTCTAGACTTTGCAAAGAACAAGGTTCAGGGAAATTATTGAGAGTTGGAGTGCGTTCAGGAGGATGCAGTGGTATGAGTTACACGATGGACTTTGTGTCTGTTGATGATATTCAAAAAGATGATGAAGTTTATGAATATTCAGTAGGAAGCAGCTCTTTTAAAGTGATTTGTGATCCTAAGAGTCTTTTGTATATATATGGCATGCAGTTAGATTTCAGTACAGATTTAATTGGTGGAGGCTTTAACTTTACTAATCCCAATGCATCACAAACTTGTGGCTGTGGAAGTTCCTTTGCTGTTTAA
- a CDS encoding tetratricopeptide repeat protein yields the protein MDQSEESLFEEALNRYKAGSPADELIEDFQKITSTTPNNAAAWTCLSWLQLLCDLPQEALRSARYAVKLNGQDPQSRINLSLALLETNSKGVRDHIDYVKRAMFVLPELEKELKESFEDGLSRKPNWKTLLKIKNWLDL from the coding sequence ATGGATCAATCAGAGGAAAGTCTTTTTGAAGAGGCCCTAAATCGCTATAAAGCTGGTTCACCGGCTGATGAATTGATTGAAGATTTTCAGAAAATAACTTCTACTACTCCAAATAATGCTGCTGCATGGACATGCTTGTCTTGGCTGCAGTTGTTATGTGATTTGCCTCAGGAAGCGTTGCGATCTGCAAGGTATGCCGTGAAACTTAACGGTCAAGATCCACAGTCAAGAATTAATTTAAGTCTTGCATTGTTAGAGACTAATTCTAAAGGAGTTAGAGATCATATTGATTATGTGAAAAGGGCTATGTTCGTTCTTCCTGAATTAGAAAAAGAATTAAAAGAATCATTTGAAGATGGCCTTTCACGGAAACCTAATTGGAAAACATTACTTAAAATAAAGAATTGGTTAGATCTTTGA
- a CDS encoding TIGR01777 family oxidoreductase, with product MKLLLTGCTGFIGRELIPLLIKEGHNLTVISRQSKEKLKAIADEQSINVIKMNPAESSSWDNEEIQNSLKSCEGVINLAGEPIAEKRWTTDHCKEITNSRIKTTKNLIKNLRNLRKPPKVLINASAIGFYGSHAQTEFTEENIQGEDFLANLCKEWESIAREKPRATRLLIVRIGIVLAKDGGALGKMLPIFRAGLGGPIGDGKQWMSWIHRTDLCNLINESLKNSAWSGVVNGVAPNPVRMSEFSNSLGKSLGRPSLIAVPGPILKLLLGDGARVVLEGQNVQPQRLNKLKFKFSFPSIKVAFKDILT from the coding sequence TTGAAATTACTACTTACTGGATGCACTGGTTTTATTGGGCGGGAATTAATTCCTTTGCTAATCAAAGAAGGGCACAACCTCACAGTCATATCTAGACAATCCAAAGAAAAATTAAAAGCGATAGCTGATGAGCAAAGCATCAATGTCATAAAAATGAATCCAGCTGAGTCTTCTTCTTGGGATAACGAAGAAATTCAAAACTCTCTTAAAAGCTGCGAAGGAGTTATAAATCTCGCTGGCGAACCAATTGCTGAAAAAAGATGGACAACTGATCACTGTAAAGAAATTACAAATAGTCGCATAAAGACAACAAAGAATCTGATTAAAAACCTCAGGAATCTAAGAAAACCGCCAAAAGTTCTTATTAATGCATCGGCAATTGGTTTTTATGGATCACATGCCCAAACTGAATTCACTGAAGAAAATATTCAGGGTGAAGATTTTCTAGCAAATCTCTGTAAAGAATGGGAATCTATTGCGAGAGAAAAACCAAGAGCAACTCGACTTTTAATTGTCAGAATTGGAATTGTATTGGCTAAAGATGGCGGAGCACTTGGGAAAATGCTTCCCATTTTTAGAGCTGGTCTTGGAGGTCCCATAGGGGATGGAAAACAATGGATGAGCTGGATACATAGAACAGACCTTTGTAATCTCATTAACGAAAGTCTAAAAAATTCTGCTTGGTCAGGTGTCGTCAATGGGGTCGCACCAAATCCTGTAAGAATGAGTGAGTTCTCTAATTCACTTGGTAAATCACTTGGCAGACCAAGTCTTATCGCAGTTCCTGGGCCAATCTTGAAGTTACTTTTAGGAGATGGAGCTCGTGTGGTTTTAGAAGGACAAAATGTACAACCTCAAAGATTGAATAAACTCAAATTTAAATTCAGTTTTCCCTCAATTAAAGTCGCTTTTAAAGATATTTTAACTTAA
- a CDS encoding NAD(P)H-quinone oxidoreductase subunit O has translation MSEQTGKADDSQSPPKIQKKLRKGDLIKVDREKYSNSLESKASDNNLPEYIFQGPGEILLIKGDYCQVRWRRPVPDIWVKSDHIVSY, from the coding sequence ATGTCTGAACAAACCGGAAAAGCAGATGATTCACAATCACCTCCAAAGATACAAAAGAAATTAAGAAAAGGAGATCTTATAAAAGTCGATCGTGAAAAATATTCTAATAGCTTAGAATCTAAAGCTAGCGATAATAATTTACCTGAATATATTTTTCAAGGGCCTGGAGAAATTTTATTGATTAAAGGAGACTATTGTCAAGTTAGGTGGAGAAGACCAGTCCCTGATATTTGGGTAAAATCTGATCATATAGTCTCATATTAA